One Gelria sp. Kuro-4 DNA segment encodes these proteins:
- a CDS encoding TRAP transporter large permease — MTATVLFLSFTMLILLNVPIGVCLACSSLLALAQLNMKFDILPNIFFASSSKFVLLAIPFFILGGNIMEKAGISGKLINLAQAFVGHIKGGLAIVCVAVACFFAAISGSGPATVAALGMIIIPAMVEVGYKPATAAALIATAGGIGVIIPPSISFVIYGSITGVSIGKLFMAGVIPGLLMGLGLVIATFLLTRNSELQRLPKASSKERWNAFKDAFWGLLMPAIILGGIYGGVFTPTEAAAVAAVYGLFVGVFVYKSITWRHFYDIVVTSASQTAVVMFIVATANLFAWIITMEGIATAASNFLLNLAGGNLILFLIIVNAILLMAGCVIDGTSALYILTPILLPVAQKLGYDPLVLGVVMVMNLAIGMVTPPVGVNLYVACGLADVSFKDIARKAWPFILASVAVLLIVTYVPALSQFLPSLMQ, encoded by the coding sequence ATGACGGCCACAGTACTTTTTTTGTCCTTTACGATGTTAATCCTCTTAAACGTTCCGATTGGCGTTTGCCTTGCTTGTTCAAGCCTTTTAGCCTTAGCTCAATTGAACATGAAATTTGACATACTTCCTAATATTTTCTTTGCGTCCTCCAGCAAATTCGTTCTTTTAGCCATCCCTTTCTTTATTCTTGGTGGTAATATTATGGAGAAAGCTGGTATTTCAGGGAAGCTCATTAATTTAGCGCAAGCGTTTGTGGGACATATTAAAGGCGGACTCGCAATCGTTTGTGTTGCAGTTGCGTGTTTTTTCGCCGCCATCTCAGGCTCCGGTCCAGCAACAGTTGCTGCGCTTGGTATGATCATTATCCCTGCAATGGTGGAGGTTGGCTACAAGCCAGCAACCGCCGCAGCACTTATAGCTACTGCCGGCGGCATTGGTGTTATCATACCTCCCTCGATTTCGTTCGTCATATATGGATCCATTACCGGTGTCTCTATTGGTAAATTATTCATGGCAGGTGTTATCCCTGGTCTCCTCATGGGCCTTGGCTTGGTGATAGCTACTTTTCTTTTAACTAGAAACTCTGAATTGCAGAGGTTACCCAAGGCAAGTAGCAAAGAACGTTGGAATGCCTTTAAGGACGCTTTTTGGGGTCTTTTAATGCCGGCTATCATCTTGGGCGGTATTTACGGGGGTGTTTTCACACCAACTGAAGCAGCTGCTGTCGCTGCAGTATACGGCCTCTTTGTCGGAGTTTTTGTTTATAAGTCTATAACATGGCGACACTTCTACGATATAGTTGTAACCTCAGCATCTCAGACCGCTGTTGTTATGTTTATCGTTGCAACCGCAAACTTATTCGCTTGGATTATTACAATGGAAGGCATTGCAACTGCAGCTAGTAATTTTCTCCTTAATCTGGCGGGAGGAAACCTAATATTATTCCTCATTATCGTGAACGCAATCCTTCTTATGGCGGGCTGTGTAATTGACGGTACCTCTGCACTATACATCTTGACGCCTATCTTACTGCCGGTTGCTCAAAAGCTTGGATATGACCCCTTGGTGCTCGGCGTTGTTATGGTTATGAACCTGGCAATTGGAATGGTTACTCCACCGGTTGGTGTTAACTTATATGTTGCCTGCGGATTAGCCGATGTTTCCTTTAAAGATATCGCTAGAAAAGCTTGGCCGTTTATATTGGCTTCTGTGGCCGTTTTGTTGATAGTCACATACGTCCCGGCACTCTCACAATTCTTGCCAAGTCTTATGCAGTAA
- a CDS encoding TRAP transporter small permease, giving the protein MRKILANFEDKVSAVVLTIMLTLTFVNVIARYCFTASISYTEEITTMLFVLLCTLGSAIAAKRRAHLGLSIVTDMLPESLQRYTGFFTNMLGAVFSLILVYTGVLMVIHEYEIGQISIGLQWPQWIYGTFIPIGGVAMVYRFAKTAIHSLRRLN; this is encoded by the coding sequence ATGAGAAAAATATTAGCAAACTTTGAAGATAAGGTTTCAGCCGTTGTGTTGACTATTATGTTGACACTAACATTTGTAAATGTTATTGCCAGGTACTGCTTTACCGCATCCATCTCTTACACTGAAGAAATCACGACCATGCTTTTCGTACTGCTGTGCACGCTTGGTTCAGCGATTGCGGCTAAACGCAGGGCCCATCTAGGGTTAAGCATAGTGACAGACATGTTGCCAGAAAGTCTCCAGAGATATACAGGGTTTTTCACAAACATGCTTGGTGCTGTTTTTAGTTTAATCCTTGTGTATACCGGAGTTCTCATGGTCATCCATGAGTATGAGATAGGGCAGATTTCTATTGGCTTACAATGGCCACAGTGGATCTATGGAACTTTTATCCCAATTGGAGGCGTAGCGATGGTGTATCGTTTTGCGAAAACCGCGATTCATTCTTTAAGGCGTTTGAACTAG
- a CDS encoding DctP family TRAP transporter solute-binding subunit, with translation MRRVLISLLVFVMIISVVGGCGNPGPSTPPSSGTNESGETYQKLKIKLSTSGTDLGVDSLAAVKFAELVKEESDGNIEVTVFPNCQLSGGSMPMNVELLAQGGHYEMAVLSASVLSNLDERFLSMSVPFTFANYEEVNEKLDGTGGEWLSRMLDSKGLVYLSGMHNGLKQITNSKREIRTPEDIRGLKIRIPGGEVGMMTFKAFGADPVAMSWSEVFTALQQGTIDGHENSYQTIDSANIYEVQKYLTEWNYSYDGYFFIANKKFWDGLNDRTKVLLQDKAVEAAQWGRDYLEDGEENLKKKFKDAGMVITELSPEELQAFIDVVKPVQEYFIDKFGEEACSAWGLKK, from the coding sequence ATGCGAAGAGTACTGATCTCCTTACTAGTATTCGTCATGATCATTAGTGTTGTGGGAGGATGTGGAAACCCAGGTCCTTCTACTCCTCCATCATCCGGAACCAATGAATCAGGAGAAACGTATCAAAAGTTGAAGATAAAACTAAGCACTTCTGGAACCGATCTTGGCGTTGATTCCCTGGCTGCAGTTAAATTCGCCGAATTAGTAAAAGAGGAAAGTGATGGTAATATTGAGGTGACAGTTTTTCCGAATTGTCAGCTTTCGGGTGGCAGTATGCCAATGAACGTCGAGCTCTTAGCCCAAGGCGGTCACTACGAGATGGCTGTTCTCTCTGCTTCTGTCTTGAGCAATCTCGACGAGAGATTCCTGTCGATGTCAGTTCCATTTACGTTCGCGAACTACGAAGAAGTAAATGAGAAACTTGACGGTACAGGTGGAGAATGGCTTAGCAGGATGCTTGATTCGAAGGGGCTTGTTTATCTTTCCGGTATGCACAATGGCCTGAAGCAAATTACCAATAGTAAACGCGAAATCAGGACACCAGAGGATATTAGAGGGCTTAAGATTAGAATTCCAGGTGGCGAAGTAGGCATGATGACGTTCAAGGCGTTTGGGGCAGACCCCGTGGCCATGAGTTGGAGCGAAGTGTTCACAGCTTTGCAGCAGGGCACGATTGATGGCCATGAGAACAGCTACCAAACAATTGATTCGGCTAATATATACGAGGTGCAGAAATACTTAACAGAATGGAACTACAGTTATGATGGCTACTTCTTTATAGCCAACAAAAAGTTTTGGGACGGCCTTAATGATCGAACAAAAGTTCTTCTTCAGGACAAGGCGGTTGAAGCCGCACAGTGGGGTAGGGACTATTTGGAGGACGGCGAAGAGAATCTAAAGAAGAAGTTCAAAGATGCAGGGATGGTTATTACCGAACTGAGTCCCGAAGAGCTACAAGCTTTTATCGATGTTGTAAAACCTGTACAGGAATACTTCATTGATAAATTTGGAGAAGAGGCTTGCTCTGCTTGGGGGCTCAAGAAATAA
- a CDS encoding carbon-nitrogen hydrolase family protein: MGRLIRVAVAQRSAAGTTQQNLTGMIDMVKEAVSNRSNLDVIVFPEYSYYAPTNIEESRKVAEDVPGPLTETMGELARKYSVNIIPGSFVEKAEGGKVHNTCVFINRDGKIVGKYRKIHLMDAIGYKESDYVEAGKQMCVIDTDIGKVGIMVCYDLRFPELARSMVLQGSDILFVPSEFPSGNPLPPRTDHWDILVRSTALYNLTYVVAANQFGPLHNDNPFGRSCVVDPWGTIISSASGRQDIIYATLDMDYQKYVRDSVATWVNRKPEIYAL, translated from the coding sequence ATGGGCAGATTAATAAGGGTTGCCGTTGCTCAAAGAAGCGCGGCTGGTACAACTCAACAGAACCTGACGGGCATGATAGATATGGTAAAAGAGGCTGTAAGTAATAGGAGCAACCTCGATGTTATTGTTTTCCCGGAGTATTCGTACTATGCTCCAACGAATATAGAAGAATCCAGAAAGGTGGCGGAAGACGTACCAGGTCCTCTAACTGAGACAATGGGGGAGCTTGCCAGAAAGTACAGCGTTAACATTATCCCTGGAAGTTTTGTTGAAAAAGCCGAGGGCGGAAAGGTTCACAACACTTGCGTTTTTATTAACCGGGACGGCAAAATTGTTGGTAAGTACCGCAAAATCCATCTCATGGATGCCATTGGTTACAAAGAGTCAGACTACGTCGAAGCAGGCAAACAGATGTGCGTCATTGATACGGACATCGGAAAGGTTGGAATCATGGTCTGCTACGACCTTCGTTTTCCAGAGCTTGCGAGAAGCATGGTGCTACAAGGATCAGACATTTTGTTTGTTCCTTCGGAATTTCCATCAGGAAATCCGCTTCCTCCCAGAACAGATCATTGGGATATACTTGTCAGAAGTACTGCGCTATACAATCTTACTTATGTGGTTGCGGCCAACCAGTTTGGTCCGTTGCACAACGATAACCCTTTCGGCCGTTCTTGCGTCGTTGATCCCTGGGGGACTATTATATCATCGGCAAGTGGCCGTCAGGATATTATTTACGCTACGCTGGATATGGATTATCAAAAGTACGTTAGAGACAGTGTTGCCACCTGGGTTAACAGAAAACCTGAAATCTATGCTCTATAG
- a CDS encoding creatininase family protein: MENRIKYMTWTEFDKRRKETKTVIIPSGAIEVYGPHLPLGSDIIVAEKVAQLVAEKVNAIVGPSVEIGESAALYAFPGTLVTEPENLKAVYRDICKSFIKWGFDKIFILNTHLGNTVPLNQLLQELQDTYGVKCASIGWWQYIPHLSQDIFTTPAPHGHASEAGTSVLLYLCPEHVDISQAPCNYSLYQDPYPHITKFLSFDKFTSNGTIGDATAGSAEKGKQVVERAVTEIAEFIKNVLEK; encoded by the coding sequence ATGGAAAACAGGATCAAGTACATGACTTGGACAGAGTTTGATAAGCGCAGAAAGGAAACCAAGACAGTAATAATTCCTTCAGGTGCTATTGAAGTGTACGGCCCACATCTTCCCCTAGGTAGCGACATTATTGTCGCAGAGAAAGTCGCACAATTAGTTGCTGAAAAGGTCAATGCTATAGTTGGACCTTCGGTGGAAATCGGTGAGTCGGCCGCGCTGTACGCATTTCCAGGTACCTTAGTAACTGAACCTGAGAACCTTAAGGCTGTCTACAGGGATATCTGCAAGAGCTTTATTAAGTGGGGCTTTGATAAGATATTCATTTTAAATACCCATCTCGGTAACACGGTGCCGCTGAATCAGCTTCTTCAGGAGCTTCAAGATACGTATGGGGTTAAGTGTGCATCTATTGGCTGGTGGCAGTATATTCCACATCTGTCCCAGGACATTTTCACAACACCTGCTCCACATGGGCATGCGAGCGAGGCGGGCACTTCTGTACTTCTCTATCTCTGCCCTGAACACGTTGATATTTCGCAAGCCCCCTGTAATTATTCTCTTTACCAGGACCCGTACCCACATATTACCAAATTCCTGAGCTTTGACAAGTTCACTAGCAATGGTACCATCGGCGATGCTACAGCGGGCTCCGCTGAAAAAGGTAAGCAAGTTGTTGAGAGAGCAGTTACCGAAATCGCCGAGTTCATCAAGAATGTTTTGGAAAAGTAA
- a CDS encoding helix-turn-helix transcriptional regulator has product MRCELIRARKKARLTQKQLAELVGIERSTYAHIERGRSPSFQVALAIAGVLRRPVEDLFLPHRVLKDNKR; this is encoded by the coding sequence ATGCGCTGCGAACTGATACGAGCTCGGAAGAAAGCGAGGCTGACACAAAAACAGCTGGCAGAATTAGTAGGTATAGAACGGTCGACCTACGCCCACATTGAAAGAGGTAGATCACCTTCCTTTCAGGTTGCCCTGGCAATTGCGGGTGTTCTTAGGCGACCGGTAGAGGATCTTTTTTTACCCCACCGTGTGCTTAAGGACAACAAAAGATAA
- a CDS encoding LexA family transcriptional regulator, whose product MSTLGQRIHLLRQKEGLTQEELAKRLNVARGTLANWEIGRTNLDPEMLKRLADLFEVSTDYLLCRTSDPHGTYLPPGAMTARSMVRVPVLSSIRAGVPVDTCEQIEGYKTVPVTELGGAEYFFFRVGTDSMTRARIYPDDLVLVRQQDFVNDGEIAVVAVDRENATVKRVYFQDDTIILQSETDNLAHRPILFQGEDKKTLHIFGRVVKVTFEPK is encoded by the coding sequence ATGAGCACATTAGGGCAGCGGATACACCTGCTACGACAGAAAGAAGGTTTGACGCAGGAAGAGTTGGCCAAACGTCTCAATGTCGCTCGTGGTACTCTAGCTAACTGGGAAATAGGCCGAACAAACCTAGATCCTGAGATGTTAAAGCGCCTGGCTGACCTTTTTGAGGTATCGACTGATTATTTGCTTTGCCGCACTAGTGATCCACATGGCACGTACCTGCCGCCAGGCGCCATGACTGCTCGTTCGATGGTACGAGTTCCTGTACTGAGTAGCATCCGAGCTGGCGTGCCAGTTGATACTTGTGAACAAATAGAAGGGTACAAAACAGTACCCGTAACTGAGCTTGGTGGCGCCGAATACTTCTTTTTTCGGGTGGGCACTGACAGTATGACCAGAGCTCGGATCTACCCAGACGACCTGGTTCTTGTGAGACAGCAAGACTTCGTCAACGACGGTGAAATCGCCGTAGTAGCCGTGGACAGGGAAAACGCTACTGTGAAACGAGTTTACTTCCAAGATGATACCATTATTCTGCAGTCGGAAACGGACAACCTGGCACACAGACCCATCCTCTTTCAAGGAGAAGATAAGAAGACCCTCCACATCTTTGGCCGGGTAGTAAAGGTTACGTTCGAGCCGAAATAA
- a CDS encoding oxaloacetate decarboxylase, translating to MRKTTLLKKLINDPEILVMPGAYDVLSARLIEAAGFRAVQCSGFGFAASFLGLPDIGILSSSQMLELTRNICHAVDIPVMADGDNGFGNPVNTHYTVREFEAAGAAGINLEDQVSPKRCGHITGKQIIPAEEMVLKIQAAREAAGDPDFVINARTDAYGVAGIEEAIRRGNLYAKAGADLIFVEAPLSVEGIKRVIREIDAPVSINLLQGGRTPLVTIQELEEWGAARVSIPVTTVMAAAYGVKQALEYIKAHGSIRDLEGVLSFAEFTDLVGLDKIRELEARYLTEEEIALRYGGREGLASAAAEHH from the coding sequence ATGCGCAAGACAACCTTACTCAAGAAGTTGATCAACGATCCCGAAATCTTGGTTATGCCTGGAGCCTACGATGTTCTTTCGGCACGTTTGATCGAAGCAGCCGGATTTAGGGCTGTACAGTGTTCGGGGTTCGGTTTTGCCGCGTCGTTCTTGGGCCTGCCGGACATCGGCATCTTGAGTTCCAGCCAAATGCTGGAGCTCACGCGGAACATCTGCCACGCGGTGGACATCCCCGTGATGGCGGATGGTGATAATGGCTTCGGCAACCCGGTTAACACCCACTATACTGTGCGCGAGTTCGAGGCGGCAGGCGCAGCCGGCATCAACCTGGAAGACCAGGTGAGCCCCAAGCGCTGCGGGCACATCACGGGGAAACAAATCATTCCGGCAGAAGAGATGGTTCTCAAGATCCAGGCAGCGCGGGAGGCCGCCGGTGACCCGGACTTCGTGATCAACGCGCGCACCGATGCGTACGGAGTCGCGGGAATTGAAGAGGCGATACGCCGGGGTAATCTGTACGCTAAAGCCGGGGCCGATCTGATTTTCGTGGAAGCCCCGCTCTCTGTGGAGGGAATCAAGCGCGTCATCAGGGAGATTGATGCGCCCGTTTCGATCAACCTGCTTCAGGGCGGCCGGACGCCGCTGGTGACAATTCAGGAACTTGAGGAGTGGGGAGCGGCCCGGGTAAGCATTCCTGTGACCACAGTTATGGCCGCCGCCTACGGTGTTAAACAGGCGCTGGAGTATATCAAGGCCCATGGGAGCATTCGTGATCTTGAAGGGGTGCTGAGTTTCGCAGAGTTCACGGACCTGGTAGGCCTCGATAAAATCCGGGAGCTGGAAGCCCGCTACCTCACGGAAGAAGAGATCGCTTTACGCTACGGCGGTCGGGAAGGACTGGCCAGTGCGGCGGCGGAGCACCATTGA
- a CDS encoding IclR family transcriptional regulator — MPEGNGGEPIRRALRVLCAFSLEEPEVGVSELARKVDLPKSTVHRLLQVLEEEGFVCQDLKTSKYRLSVRLFHLGAVARSTMNLERVAQPEMERLRDACGETVNLYVLDGIERVCIQKVEAPHLVRQVVHLGQKIPAYCGAAGKALLAWQEAPFVEKVINATKLKPLTANTISDPDAFRAELAKIRELGYAVSRGERDAEVMAIAAPIFNQEGKVIASLGLSGPASRFSVTAEAIRQVVKASSEISYHLGYHSVSEPEH; from the coding sequence ATGCCTGAAGGTAATGGGGGCGAACCGATTCGCCGGGCTCTGCGGGTGCTGTGCGCTTTTTCGCTGGAGGAACCGGAGGTTGGAGTGAGCGAACTGGCACGTAAGGTGGACTTGCCTAAGAGCACCGTCCACCGCTTGTTACAGGTGCTGGAGGAAGAAGGGTTCGTGTGCCAAGATCTTAAGACGTCAAAGTACCGTTTGAGCGTGCGGCTTTTTCACCTCGGGGCCGTCGCGCGCAGCACCATGAACCTGGAGCGGGTCGCCCAGCCGGAGATGGAAAGGCTGCGGGACGCCTGTGGAGAGACAGTGAACCTGTACGTGCTGGACGGCATCGAGCGCGTGTGCATTCAAAAGGTGGAGGCGCCTCATCTCGTACGGCAGGTGGTCCATTTGGGGCAAAAAATCCCGGCTTATTGTGGTGCGGCGGGCAAGGCGCTGCTGGCTTGGCAGGAGGCGCCGTTCGTAGAAAAGGTTATTAATGCGACAAAGCTGAAACCCCTGACGGCTAACACCATAAGTGACCCGGACGCCTTTCGCGCCGAACTGGCCAAAATCCGAGAGCTGGGTTACGCTGTAAGTCGCGGCGAGCGTGACGCCGAGGTGATGGCTATCGCTGCCCCCATTTTTAATCAGGAGGGTAAGGTGATCGCCTCGCTTGGCCTGTCCGGACCAGCTTCCCGTTTCAGCGTCACTGCAGAAGCGATAAGGCAGGTTGTAAAAGCTTCCAGTGAAATATCGTATCATCTCGGCTATCACAGTGTCTCGGAGCCTGAACACTAG
- a CDS encoding TAXI family TRAP transporter solute-binding subunit: protein MKKASLRLVLAALLTLVLLLAGCGQPAKYVRIGTASMGGAFYPMGNALAQLFNEKIPNMKASAQATGGSAENCRLLAKKDIELALIQSATLADAEKGQGQFKDGAIEDIRAITATYFMPFHVIVRKDANINSIADLKGKKIAVGPIASGIEVNALTLLKAYGIEPKDFQAIHQSQEETFEGLKTGSVDAHIYATGAGSAQITDVMLTGRLKILPIDPDKADALLKDHPEFGPMTIKANTYPNQAEEIKTIAGSGVLTVRADVDPDTVYTMTKAIFENLDFLKQRHDYFKQTTLENATVGVVYPLHPGAEKYLKEAGAIK from the coding sequence ATGAAAAAGGCCTCTCTCCGCTTGGTGTTGGCAGCGCTGCTCACCCTTGTGCTGCTCCTCGCCGGTTGCGGCCAACCGGCCAAGTACGTACGCATCGGTACGGCCAGCATGGGCGGCGCGTTTTACCCCATGGGAAACGCTCTAGCCCAGCTCTTCAATGAGAAGATCCCAAATATGAAGGCCAGCGCTCAAGCCACCGGCGGGTCCGCTGAAAACTGCCGGCTGCTGGCAAAGAAGGACATCGAACTGGCGCTCATCCAATCGGCCACCCTGGCCGATGCCGAGAAAGGGCAGGGTCAGTTCAAGGACGGAGCCATCGAAGACATCCGCGCCATTACTGCAACGTACTTTATGCCCTTCCATGTAATCGTGCGTAAAGATGCAAACATCAACTCCATCGCTGACCTGAAAGGCAAGAAAATCGCCGTGGGGCCCATCGCCAGCGGCATCGAGGTCAACGCGCTTACCCTTCTCAAGGCTTATGGCATCGAACCCAAAGATTTTCAAGCCATTCACCAGAGCCAGGAGGAAACATTTGAGGGCCTGAAGACAGGCAGCGTGGATGCACACATCTACGCCACCGGCGCCGGTAGCGCCCAGATCACCGACGTGATGCTTACCGGACGGCTGAAGATCCTGCCGATCGACCCTGATAAAGCAGACGCTCTTTTGAAGGATCATCCCGAGTTCGGCCCCATGACGATCAAGGCCAATACCTATCCCAACCAAGCCGAAGAAATAAAGACCATCGCCGGCTCCGGCGTACTCACTGTGCGGGCCGATGTCGATCCAGACACGGTGTACACGATGACCAAGGCCATCTTTGAGAACCTGGATTTCCTCAAGCAGCGGCACGATTACTTTAAGCAGACCACATTGGAGAATGCCACTGTCGGAGTCGTCTATCCGCTTCACCCCGGAGCGGAAAAGTACCTGAAAGAAGCAGGGGCCATAAAATAG
- a CDS encoding TRAP transporter permease, which yields MPMPFLKSRKPKPAAAQKPARKRRKLTGRLAVLVSLLAVTMSIFQLYTAAAGLLPPLQQRSIHLLFVLALVFLLYPATPKSPLDRPSALDWFLMVVAVAGNLYPYLRYVSLAKSGGIYIASDYVFGALTILLVFEAARRVVGWPLVILAGLCLVYAFIGPWIPGPLGHSGFTLTRVIEQMYLTTEGVYGQILGVSATYIFLFVLFGAFLSVTGVSAFFNDLATALAGRTRGGPAKVAVISSALMGTVSGSTSANVVTTGTFTIPLMKKTGYQPYFAGAVEAAASCGGQIMPPIMGSAAYIMADTLGVSYLKIMAAAFVPAVLYFLSVGSGVHWRAWRLGIAGIKETPSLLKVLRERGYLFLPLVAIIYLLVSGYNALYAAFWGIIVTMITSFVRRESRINLRRLLEALQGGALSALSVAMACAIVGVVIGVFTLTGAVLTMAGAVMKLSGGILPLTMLLTMIVAMLMGMGVPTTACYVLTSAVAAPALVQMGVEPLAAHMFVFYYGCLATITPPVAVGAYTAAGLAGSDPNETGWQAVKLAGAGFLVPFIFVYSPVLLMINATPWSIAQAAVTGSIGVIALSIAFEGFYHAPLSVLERFWLLAAALLLVVPGTFTDLMGLGLVAAFYVLERRREVQRAHLETVA from the coding sequence ATGCCAATGCCTTTCTTGAAATCGAGGAAGCCGAAGCCGGCCGCAGCTCAAAAGCCGGCCCGTAAACGGCGGAAGCTGACCGGACGTCTGGCAGTGCTGGTTTCGCTCTTGGCCGTTACTATGTCCATCTTTCAACTATATACAGCGGCGGCAGGGTTGCTGCCGCCGCTCCAACAGCGCTCCATCCACCTCTTGTTCGTGCTGGCCCTGGTGTTCCTCCTTTACCCTGCTACCCCCAAGTCCCCGCTGGACAGGCCCAGTGCATTGGACTGGTTCCTCATGGTGGTGGCCGTCGCCGGGAACCTGTATCCCTATCTGCGTTACGTCTCTCTGGCCAAGTCCGGCGGTATCTACATTGCCAGCGACTACGTCTTCGGGGCTCTCACCATCCTCTTGGTGTTTGAAGCCGCCCGGCGCGTGGTGGGCTGGCCCCTGGTGATCCTCGCTGGGCTGTGCCTGGTTTATGCCTTCATCGGTCCGTGGATTCCAGGCCCCCTGGGGCACTCCGGCTTCACGCTCACACGGGTCATTGAGCAGATGTACCTCACCACTGAGGGTGTTTACGGCCAAATCCTGGGCGTATCGGCTACGTACATTTTTCTCTTCGTGCTCTTCGGCGCTTTTCTCTCCGTTACTGGTGTATCCGCCTTCTTCAACGACCTGGCCACAGCGCTTGCGGGGCGCACGCGGGGCGGCCCGGCCAAGGTGGCCGTGATCTCCAGCGCTTTGATGGGCACTGTCAGCGGCAGCACATCGGCCAACGTGGTTACTACTGGGACCTTTACCATCCCGCTCATGAAAAAAACCGGTTACCAGCCTTACTTTGCCGGTGCAGTGGAAGCTGCCGCATCGTGCGGCGGCCAGATCATGCCCCCGATCATGGGCTCGGCCGCCTACATTATGGCAGATACTCTGGGGGTCAGCTATCTTAAAATCATGGCCGCCGCTTTCGTACCTGCGGTGCTGTACTTTCTGTCTGTCGGCTCGGGCGTCCACTGGCGTGCCTGGCGCCTTGGGATTGCCGGCATTAAGGAGACCCCATCACTTCTTAAAGTCCTCCGCGAGCGGGGTTACCTGTTCCTTCCGCTCGTAGCCATAATTTACCTGCTCGTCTCCGGCTACAACGCCCTTTACGCTGCTTTTTGGGGAATCATCGTTACCATGATTACCAGTTTTGTGCGCCGGGAGAGCCGGATCAATCTCCGGAGGCTCCTGGAGGCCTTGCAGGGCGGCGCTTTAAGCGCTCTCTCGGTGGCCATGGCCTGCGCCATAGTAGGAGTGGTGATCGGCGTTTTCACTCTGACGGGGGCCGTGCTCACCATGGCCGGAGCGGTCATGAAGCTGAGCGGAGGCATTCTTCCTTTGACCATGCTCCTCACCATGATCGTCGCGATGCTCATGGGCATGGGCGTGCCTACCACGGCCTGCTACGTGTTAACCAGCGCCGTGGCCGCCCCGGCCTTGGTGCAAATGGGCGTGGAGCCGCTGGCGGCGCACATGTTTGTCTTCTACTACGGCTGCTTGGCGACTATTACCCCGCCGGTGGCGGTGGGAGCGTACACGGCGGCCGGCCTCGCCGGCAGTGACCCCAATGAGACCGGTTGGCAGGCCGTAAAGCTGGCCGGAGCAGGCTTCCTTGTTCCCTTTATCTTCGTCTACTCCCCGGTCTTGCTCATGATCAACGCTACCCCCTGGTCCATCGCCCAGGCCGCCGTAACAGGGAGCATCGGTGTTATCGCCCTCAGCATCGCCTTTGAAGGCTTCTACCATGCTCCTCTAAGCGTGTTGGAGCGCTTCTGGCTCCTGGCGGCCGCACTGCTGCTGGTGGTGCCGGGAACTTTCACCGACTTGATGGGCTTGGGGCTGGTGGCTGCGTTTTATGTGCTGGAGCGACGCCGGGAAGTCCAAAGGGCTCACCTCGAGACTGTGGCGTGA